Proteins from a genomic interval of Pseudomonas paeninsulae:
- a CDS encoding phosphate-starvation-inducible protein PsiE, which produces MKMNWAESLREHMHDLAESLGNLLVETFHYLALFAIGAVTAWAAVVAFIGMLDKGHITVDDILLLFIYLELGAMVGIYFKTNHMPIRFLIYVAITALTRLLISDVSHHHRPDIGVVMVSGAILLLALAILVVRYASARFPSVQSLGPRKRTNPADEAAEKDDVQGDD; this is translated from the coding sequence GTGAAAATGAATTGGGCCGAGAGCCTGCGCGAACACATGCATGACTTGGCTGAATCGTTAGGCAACCTGCTGGTGGAGACCTTTCATTACCTGGCGTTGTTTGCCATTGGCGCGGTCACGGCCTGGGCCGCGGTAGTGGCTTTTATCGGCATGCTCGACAAGGGGCATATCACGGTCGATGACATCCTGCTGCTGTTCATCTACCTCGAACTGGGCGCGATGGTCGGGATCTACTTCAAGACCAACCACATGCCGATCCGCTTTTTGATCTATGTGGCGATCACCGCGTTGACCCGGCTGCTGATTTCCGATGTCTCGCACCATCATCGCCCGGACATAGGCGTGGTGATGGTTTCCGGGGCGATCCTGTTGCTGGCGCTGGCGATTTTGGTGGTGCGCTACGCCTCCGCACGGTTCCCCTCGGTGCAGAGCTTGGGTCCGCGCAAAAGAACCAATCCTGCCGATGAAGCGGCGGAAAAAGATGATGTCCAGGGCGACGATTGA
- a CDS encoding Lnb N-terminal periplasmic domain-containing protein translates to MRKPLSRYAITVIRLLLGLLIALAGGWGVLLIIFAGPPDALLRYSLAGAVAVVSLAALIALGRRRWRWRTLAIYLVQFAGLLVCWYRLEPSNQRDWQADVAVLPYATIEGDLVTVHNIRNFDYRSETDFTPAWYDKRFDLAKLQGVDLVTSYWMGPTIAHVFLSFDFGDGDHLAMSIETRKEKGESFSTLKGFFRQYELYYVVADERDVIRLRTNYRRNPPEQVYLYKLHAPIEQGRQLFLEYMQRINALHQQPEFYNSLTTNCTTGMWLNSRVNPQHLGFDWRIIASGYVPQLLYRHGLLDSAGLSFAEVKRRAHINTRAQAADGAADFSRRIRTDDSTQPVGMTEQAQH, encoded by the coding sequence ATGAGAAAACCCCTGAGCCGCTACGCCATTACTGTCATTCGGCTACTGCTAGGTTTGCTGATTGCACTGGCCGGTGGCTGGGGCGTGTTGCTCATCATCTTTGCCGGGCCGCCAGACGCGCTGCTGCGCTACAGCCTGGCTGGCGCAGTTGCCGTCGTCTCGCTGGCCGCCTTGATTGCCTTGGGTCGGCGCCGCTGGCGCTGGCGCACCCTGGCAATCTATCTCGTTCAGTTCGCCGGCCTGCTGGTCTGCTGGTACCGCCTCGAACCCTCCAACCAGCGCGACTGGCAGGCGGACGTGGCGGTGCTGCCTTATGCGACCATCGAGGGCGACCTGGTTACCGTGCACAACATCCGCAACTTCGACTACCGCAGCGAGACCGACTTCACGCCGGCCTGGTACGACAAACGTTTCGACCTGGCCAAGCTACAAGGGGTGGATCTGGTCACGTCCTACTGGATGGGCCCGACCATCGCCCATGTGTTTCTCAGCTTCGACTTTGGCGACGGCGATCACCTGGCCATGTCGATCGAGACGCGCAAGGAAAAGGGCGAGAGCTTCTCCACCCTCAAGGGTTTCTTTCGTCAGTATGAGCTGTATTACGTGGTGGCCGACGAGCGCGACGTGATCCGGCTACGTACCAACTATCGGCGCAACCCGCCCGAACAGGTCTACCTCTACAAGCTGCATGCCCCCATCGAGCAAGGCCGCCAGTTGTTCCTGGAGTACATGCAGCGCATCAACGCGCTGCATCAGCAACCCGAGTTCTACAACAGCCTGACCACCAACTGCACCACCGGCATGTGGCTAAATTCTCGCGTCAACCCGCAGCACCTAGGGTTCGACTGGAGAATAATCGCCAGCGGCTATGTACCGCAGCTGCTCTACCGGCACGGCTTGCTCGACAGCGCCGGCTTGTCGTTCGCCGAGGTCAAGCGGCGGGCCCATATCAATACCCGCGCCCAGGCCGCGGACGGCGCCGCGGATTTCTCCAGGCGCATCCGCACGGACGACTCGACGCAGCCCGTCGGCATGACCGAGCAGGCGCAGCACTAG
- a CDS encoding DEAD/DEAH box helicase, translated as MALDVLHLRQADWRPAFRARDFTRGLGYAEQGRSTLLSLKGETLLASCRGSGAQTYQQRINLQSFPQGWSVNGQCSCPVGFNCKHVVAALLTLERQQLAGIDLSPLIETPADVVEQRLEGTPPQPVLMLGSHVRVHFDARKARMLEQTQHRAALAFDYQGQLAYGKPAKDLLVRQSPSLTLRIIRDAAAEAALRQRLEDAGLQVALRQSEALAEHPGEHFELPGETAWLGFVQQQLPLLRAQGWRIELQADFRYNLAQVDDWYAAIEETPGHDWFDLELGIEVEGRRISLLPILLQAIRHKPWLLNGDALAQRQDEEMLLVSLPQSNKHIALPFARLKPLLATLGELFFRESGESSQRLRLPRADAARLSELEQGPALNWQGGEQLRGFAQRLQAHTVQEVNPPADLQATLRPYQLHGLAWMQALGELEIGGVLADDMGLGKTLQTLAHILSEKQAGRLDRPALIVMPTSLIPNWQDEAAHFTPQLKVLALYGAKRRPLFQLIGDHDIVLTTYALLPRDLKALAAQPYHLLILDEAQNIKNPRSKAAQAAGQLQARQRLCLTGTPLENHLGELWSLFNFLMPGWLGDSKSFTRDYRTPIEKQANQQRLAHLRGRIKPFVLRRTKEQVARELPPKTEVTHWIELTAAQRDRYETLRLAMDKKVRDEVARQGLARSQIVILEALLRLRQACCDLRLLGDDNAQLKSSDSGKLSALLEMLVELVEEGRKVLLFSQFTSMLALIETELQARRIGYTKLTGSTQDRRTPVQQFQAGQFPVFLISLKAGGAGLNLTAADTVIHFDPWWNPAAEAQASDRAYRIGQDKPVFVYKLIARGSVEEKIQHLQQAKANLARGLLEGGSQEQWQMSEDDLAGLFAPLSD; from the coding sequence ATGGCCCTGGATGTTCTGCATCTGCGCCAGGCCGACTGGCGCCCGGCATTCCGCGCCAGGGACTTCACCCGTGGGCTCGGCTATGCCGAGCAGGGCCGCAGCACCCTGCTCAGCCTCAAGGGCGAGACCCTGCTGGCCAGCTGTCGCGGCTCGGGCGCGCAGACTTACCAGCAGCGCATCAACCTGCAGTCCTTCCCCCAGGGCTGGAGCGTCAACGGCCAGTGCAGCTGCCCGGTGGGGTTCAACTGCAAGCACGTGGTCGCCGCCCTACTGACCCTGGAGCGCCAGCAACTGGCGGGTATCGACCTCAGCCCGCTGATAGAGACCCCGGCAGATGTCGTCGAACAGCGCCTGGAGGGCACCCCGCCGCAACCCGTACTGATGCTCGGCAGCCACGTGCGGGTGCATTTCGATGCGCGCAAGGCACGCATGCTCGAGCAGACCCAGCACCGCGCCGCTCTGGCCTTCGATTACCAGGGCCAGCTGGCCTATGGCAAACCGGCGAAGGACCTGCTGGTGCGGCAGAGTCCGAGCCTGACCCTGCGCATCATCCGCGACGCCGCTGCCGAGGCGGCGCTGCGCCAGCGCCTGGAAGACGCCGGCCTGCAGGTCGCCCTGCGCCAGAGCGAGGCCCTCGCCGAGCATCCCGGCGAACACTTCGAGCTGCCCGGCGAGACGGCCTGGTTAGGTTTCGTCCAGCAGCAATTGCCGCTGCTGCGCGCGCAGGGTTGGCGGATCGAGCTGCAAGCGGATTTCCGCTACAACCTGGCGCAGGTCGACGACTGGTACGCGGCAATCGAAGAGACGCCCGGGCACGACTGGTTTGACCTGGAACTGGGGATCGAAGTCGAAGGCCGGCGCATCAGCCTGTTGCCGATCCTGCTGCAGGCGATTCGCCACAAACCCTGGCTGCTCAATGGCGACGCCCTGGCCCAGCGCCAGGATGAAGAAATGCTGCTGGTCAGCCTACCGCAGAGCAACAAGCACATCGCCCTGCCCTTCGCCCGCCTCAAGCCCTTGCTGGCCACCCTGGGCGAACTGTTTTTCCGCGAGTCGGGCGAATCCAGCCAGCGTTTACGCCTGCCACGCGCCGACGCCGCTCGCCTGAGCGAACTGGAGCAAGGCCCGGCGCTGAACTGGCAGGGTGGCGAGCAGCTCCGCGGCTTTGCCCAGCGCCTGCAGGCGCACACCGTGCAGGAGGTCAACCCGCCAGCGGATTTGCAGGCCACCCTGCGCCCCTATCAACTGCATGGCCTGGCCTGGATGCAGGCGCTTGGCGAACTGGAAATCGGCGGGGTGTTGGCCGACGATATGGGCCTGGGCAAGACCCTGCAGACCCTGGCGCATATCCTCAGTGAGAAACAAGCCGGGCGCCTGGACCGGCCGGCGCTGATCGTCATGCCCACCAGCCTGATCCCCAACTGGCAGGACGAAGCCGCGCACTTCACCCCGCAGCTCAAGGTGCTGGCTCTGTACGGGGCAAAACGCCGCCCGCTGTTCCAGTTGATCGGCGATCACGACATCGTCCTGACTACCTACGCCCTGTTGCCGCGCGACCTCAAGGCGCTGGCGGCGCAGCCGTATCACCTGCTGATTCTCGACGAAGCGCAGAACATCAAGAACCCGCGCAGCAAGGCCGCACAGGCTGCCGGGCAATTGCAGGCACGCCAACGCCTGTGCCTGACGGGTACCCCACTGGAAAACCACCTGGGTGAACTCTGGTCGCTGTTCAACTTCCTCATGCCCGGCTGGCTCGGCGACAGCAAGAGCTTCACCCGCGACTACCGCACCCCCATCGAGAAGCAGGCCAATCAGCAGCGCCTGGCGCACCTGCGCGGGCGGATCAAACCCTTCGTGCTGCGCCGCACCAAGGAACAAGTGGCGCGCGAGCTGCCGCCCAAGACCGAGGTGACCCACTGGATCGAACTGACCGCCGCCCAGCGCGACCGCTACGAAACCCTGCGCCTGGCGATGGACAAGAAGGTCCGCGATGAAGTCGCTCGCCAGGGTCTGGCCCGCAGCCAGATCGTGATCCTCGAAGCGCTGTTGCGCCTGCGTCAGGCCTGCTGCGATTTACGCCTGCTCGGCGATGACAATGCACAACTGAAAAGCAGCGACTCGGGCAAACTCAGCGCCTTGCTGGAGATGCTCGTAGAGCTGGTCGAGGAAGGCCGCAAGGTGCTGCTGTTCTCCCAATTCACCTCGATGCTGGCGCTGATCGAAACCGAGCTGCAGGCACGCCGGATCGGCTACACCAAGCTCACCGGCAGCACCCAGGATCGGCGCACCCCGGTGCAGCAGTTCCAGGCCGGACAGTTCCCGGTGTTCCTGATCAGCCTGAAAGCCGGCGGCGCCGGCCTCAACCTCACCGCCGCCGACACCGTGATCCACTTCGATCCGTGGTGGAACCCTGCCGCCGAGGCCCAGGCCAGTGACCGCGCCTACCGCATAGGCCAGGACAAGCCGGTGTTCGTCTACAAATTGATCGCCCGCGGCAGCGTCGAAGAAAAGATCCAGCACCTGCAACAGGCCAAGGCCAACCTGGCGCGCGGCCTGCTGGAGGGCGGCAGCCAGGAGCAGTGGCAGATGAGCGAAGATGACCTGGCTGGGCTGTTCGCACCCTTGAGCGACTGA
- a CDS encoding AraC family transcriptional regulator has protein sequence MSQLEQSQVFQVMASSPNSRLLHSAELGDGLAAALWSNCHDTRDYQAPSHHTLSCYLAGGTGTFRRERPESKGAPDKLCILPAGHQSAWVINGEINLAHLYVSQEQFALGAVRLLDREPRELQLREATFLDDPQQAQRFRQLSRLNWLEPGERLLTSSLAHALLSHALLSQVGRRDGLRLTGGLAPAQRRRLREYIEEHLAEPLSLGQLAGLCALSEYHFARMFHLSVGLPPHRYLLARRLERARQLLHSSHLPLGEIALACGFASASHFSNRFRQAFAATPGQYRMAFGA, from the coding sequence ATGTCACAGCTCGAGCAAAGCCAGGTCTTTCAGGTCATGGCCAGTTCACCCAATTCCAGGCTGTTGCACAGCGCCGAGCTGGGCGATGGCTTGGCCGCGGCGCTGTGGAGCAACTGCCACGATACTCGCGACTACCAGGCGCCGAGCCACCACACCCTGTCCTGCTACCTGGCGGGCGGCACCGGCACCTTTCGCCGCGAGCGCCCCGAGAGCAAGGGCGCACCGGACAAGTTGTGCATCCTGCCGGCCGGGCATCAGTCGGCCTGGGTGATCAACGGCGAGATCAATCTTGCCCACCTGTATGTCAGCCAGGAGCAATTTGCCCTCGGCGCCGTGCGTCTGCTCGACCGCGAGCCGCGCGAACTGCAACTGCGCGAAGCCACCTTCCTCGACGACCCGCAGCAGGCCCAGCGTTTTCGTCAGCTGAGCCGACTGAACTGGCTGGAGCCTGGCGAGCGCCTGCTGACCAGCAGCCTGGCCCACGCCCTGCTCAGCCATGCCTTGCTGTCTCAGGTTGGCCGGCGCGATGGCCTGCGTCTGACCGGCGGGCTGGCGCCGGCGCAACGGCGGCGGCTGCGCGAATACATCGAGGAGCATCTAGCCGAGCCGCTGAGCCTGGGTCAGCTGGCCGGGCTCTGTGCGTTATCCGAGTACCACTTCGCCCGGATGTTTCACCTGAGCGTCGGCCTGCCGCCACACCGTTATCTGCTGGCGCGCCGCCTCGAACGCGCCCGGCAGTTGCTGCACAGCAGCCACCTGCCGCTGGGCGAGATCGCCCTGGCCTGCGGTTTTGCCAGCGCCAGCCATTTCAGCAACCGCTTTCGCCAAGCCTTTGCCGCGACACCAGGCCAGTACCGCATGGCGTTCGGCGCCTAA
- a CDS encoding cell wall hydrolase, with translation MRFKWVATCFAITFLCSQVLATDQEQKKEAAEGKAQVLEQKVVEKGSETPAPKSEAITTSEAQAVDPAGAAPLDDAITCLARSIYWEAKGGAVVEMEAVASVVINRLGHEGFPDTVCAVVKQDSEKHACQFSWWCDGRTDQAKEDDQYALAKEVARKALNKQLTDRSHGALYFHDRSVKPAWAKAYIKTAETRNFLFYRPHDEAAR, from the coding sequence ATGCGATTTAAATGGGTAGCCACCTGTTTCGCAATCACCTTTCTGTGCAGTCAGGTATTGGCGACTGACCAGGAGCAAAAAAAGGAAGCAGCTGAAGGCAAGGCGCAGGTCCTGGAACAGAAAGTGGTGGAGAAGGGCAGCGAGACACCTGCCCCCAAATCCGAGGCCATCACCACCTCCGAAGCGCAGGCGGTCGATCCCGCAGGCGCAGCGCCTCTGGACGATGCAATCACCTGTCTTGCACGCAGCATCTACTGGGAAGCCAAAGGAGGGGCGGTTGTCGAGATGGAAGCCGTCGCCAGCGTGGTCATCAACCGGCTGGGCCATGAAGGCTTTCCTGACACGGTGTGCGCGGTGGTCAAGCAAGATTCTGAAAAGCACGCCTGCCAGTTTTCGTGGTGGTGTGACGGGCGTACGGATCAGGCAAAGGAAGACGACCAGTACGCCCTTGCCAAGGAAGTCGCGCGAAAGGCACTCAACAAGCAGCTCACGGACCGATCCCATGGCGCTCTGTATTTTCACGACAGGAGTGTGAAGCCTGCCTGGGCGAAGGCATACATCAAGACGGCCGAAACCCGGAATTTTCTTTTCTATAGGCCCCATGACGAGGCGGCGCGATAG